A region of Flavobacterium indicum GPTSA100-9 = DSM 17447 DNA encodes the following proteins:
- a CDS encoding YgaP family membrane protein codes for MKNRIIRAIAGSFILISLVLAHYVNPNWYWFTAFVGFNLLQSSITKWCLMEDILTKLGVKD; via the coding sequence ATGAAAAATAGAATTATTAGAGCTATTGCAGGGTCATTTATTTTAATCAGTTTAGTATTGGCTCATTATGTGAATCCAAATTGGTATTGGTTTACTGCTTTTGTTGGTTTTAACCTATTACAATCTTCTATAACTAAATGGTGTTTAATGGAAGATATTTTAACAAAATTAGGTGTAAAAGATTAA
- the ffh gene encoding signal recognition particle protein, translating to MFDNLTDKLDKAFHILKGHGKITDVNVADTLKEVRRALLDADVNFKIAKDFTTRVKEKAIGENVLTTLQPGQLMVKIVKDELTELMGGEVSGVNLSGNPSIILMSGLQGSGKTTFSGKLANFLKTKKSKKPLLVACDIYRPAAINQLHVVGEQIGVEVYSEPENKNAVEIAQNAIKHAKANGFNVVIVDTAGRLAVDEEMMNEIANVHAAIQPQETLFVVDSMTGQDAVNTAKAFNDRLNFDGVVLTKLDGDTRGGAAISIKSVVNKPIKFIGTGEKMDAIDVFYPDRMADRILGMGDVVSLVERAQAQYDEEEARKLQKKIAKNEFGFDDFLNQIQQIKKMGSMKDLVGMIPGAGKALKDVEINDDAFKHVEAIIQSMTPKERSKPSIIDVKRKQRIAKGSGRKIEEVNQLMKQFDQMSKMMKMMQGGAGKNLMKMMGGMKGMN from the coding sequence ATGTTTGATAATCTTACCGATAAGTTAGATAAGGCATTCCATATATTAAAAGGTCACGGAAAAATTACCGATGTAAATGTAGCGGACACTTTAAAAGAAGTGCGAAGAGCATTGTTAGATGCCGATGTGAACTTTAAAATTGCAAAAGATTTTACTACTAGAGTAAAAGAAAAAGCAATTGGTGAAAATGTATTGACCACTCTACAACCAGGTCAATTAATGGTTAAAATCGTAAAAGACGAATTAACTGAATTAATGGGTGGTGAAGTAAGTGGTGTGAATTTGTCTGGAAATCCTTCAATCATTTTGATGTCAGGACTTCAAGGGTCTGGAAAAACTACATTTTCTGGTAAATTAGCGAATTTCTTAAAAACTAAAAAGTCTAAAAAACCTTTATTGGTTGCTTGTGATATTTATCGTCCTGCTGCTATTAATCAGTTACATGTAGTAGGTGAGCAAATAGGGGTTGAGGTGTATTCAGAACCTGAAAATAAAAATGCTGTGGAAATTGCTCAAAATGCAATAAAACATGCAAAGGCAAATGGATTTAATGTGGTGATTGTCGACACAGCGGGTCGTTTGGCAGTAGATGAAGAAATGATGAATGAAATTGCAAATGTTCATGCTGCAATTCAACCACAAGAAACTTTGTTTGTTGTAGATTCAATGACAGGTCAAGATGCTGTTAATACGGCAAAAGCATTTAATGACCGTTTGAATTTTGACGGAGTTGTTTTAACTAAATTAGATGGTGATACACGTGGTGGAGCTGCTATTTCTATCAAATCTGTTGTAAATAAACCTATTAAGTTTATAGGTACAGGAGAAAAAATGGATGCTATCGATGTGTTTTATCCAGATCGTATGGCAGATCGTATCTTGGGGATGGGAGATGTAGTGTCTTTAGTAGAAAGAGCACAAGCACAATACGATGAAGAAGAAGCAAGAAAATTACAAAAGAAAATTGCTAAAAATGAATTTGGATTTGATGATTTCTTAAACCAAATTCAACAAATAAAGAAGATGGGAAGCATGAAAGATCTTGTAGGCATGATTCCTGGTGCTGGTAAAGCATTAAAAGATGTCGAGATCAATGATGATGCTTTTAAACATGTAGAGGCAATTATACAATCCATGACACCAAAAGAAAGAAGTAAGCCTTCTATAATTGATGTGAAAAGAAAACAACGCATTGCGAAAGGTTCAGGTAGAAAGATAGAAGAAGTAAATCAATTGATGAAACAATTCGACCAAATGAGTAAAATGATGAAAATGATGCAAGGTGGCGCTGGAAAAAATCTCATGAAGATGATGGGTGGAATGAAAGGAATGAACTAA
- a CDS encoding bifunctional 5,10-methylenetetrahydrofolate dehydrogenase/5,10-methenyltetrahydrofolate cyclohydrolase: protein MQLLDGKKVSEDIKNEIAAEVQKMRDKGEKVPHLAAIIVGNDGASLTYVGSKVKACERVGFESTLIKMPSTTSEKELLKKIEELNQDTNIDGFIVQLPLPPQIDTQEVLMAIDPSKDVDGFHPENFGKMALDMSTFIPATPFGILELLERYNVQTQGKHTVVIGRSHIVGRPMSILMGRKGFPGNSTVTLTHSHTKNLNQITSQADIVISALGVPNFLKAEMIKDDAVIIDVGITRVEDPTTEKGYKIVGDVDFENVSKKASYITPVPGGVGPMTIAMLLKNTLLARENGIK, encoded by the coding sequence ATGCAACTACTAGACGGTAAAAAAGTATCTGAAGACATTAAGAATGAAATTGCGGCTGAAGTTCAAAAAATGAGAGATAAAGGAGAAAAAGTCCCTCATTTAGCAGCAATTATTGTAGGTAATGATGGTGCAAGTTTAACTTATGTTGGAAGTAAAGTAAAAGCTTGTGAACGAGTGGGTTTTGAATCTACCTTAATCAAAATGCCAAGTACAACTTCTGAAAAAGAGTTATTAAAAAAGATTGAAGAATTAAATCAGGATACAAATATTGATGGATTTATCGTTCAATTACCTTTACCTCCACAAATAGATACGCAAGAAGTTTTAATGGCTATTGATCCTTCTAAAGATGTGGATGGATTCCATCCTGAAAACTTTGGAAAAATGGCCTTAGATATGAGTACATTCATCCCAGCAACTCCTTTCGGAATTTTAGAATTATTGGAAAGGTATAATGTTCAAACTCAAGGGAAACATACTGTAGTGATTGGAAGAAGCCATATTGTAGGCAGACCAATGAGTATATTAATGGGGAGAAAAGGGTTTCCGGGGAATTCAACAGTTACGTTGACGCACAGTCATACCAAAAATCTAAATCAAATTACTTCCCAAGCTGATATTGTTATTTCGGCTTTAGGAGTTCCTAATTTCTTAAAAGCAGAAATGATTAAAGATGATGCGGTTATAATTGACGTAGGAATTACTCGAGTTGAAGATCCTACAACCGAAAAAGGATACAAAATTGTTGGAGATGTAGATTTTGAAAATGTTTCAAAGAAAGCTTCATACATAACTCCAGTACCAGGAGGTGTTGGTCCAATGACTATAGCAATGCTTTTGAAAAATACACTATTAGCTAGAGAAAATGGAATAAAATAA
- a CDS encoding peptidylprolyl isomerase: MRIKLFFIGLLFLASSQIFAQNSKEVLFTIEDKPYYSDEFIRIYKKNLDLVKDDSQKDLNQYLELFLGYKLKVNKAYKLGLHLNSKYQNELSSYRNQLSKNYMNDSKVTSQLIEEAYSRNLKEIRASHILISVDESVKGADTLAFYNRALEIKKRIEKGEAFEEVAQKESQDPSVRENKGDLGYFTVFRMVYPFESAAYKTPVGKISNPVRTRFGYHLIKVTDKRDNRGEITVAHIMLMKPEENTPEAISKVKQTIDEIYAKIQQGENFEALAGQFSDDKSSAAKGGQLQRFGSGQLSSEEFETVAFGLKEKGEISKPFETQFGWHIVKLIEKHPIQSIEQMKNELENKIKRDERSMIITTSLAQKLKAKYSFETLAKEYKNVEKIVNDNIYSQTWEIPAEKENIKGDIAIIDKTKKLPTPSFVNYINSQQKNKLTTKPIKKLVAELFENWKNEQLITYYNENLENEFPEFKHIMDEYRDGLLLFDLMEKEIWNKSKSDTIGLKDFYNVHMDNYKWKKRYDVDILSSTDDKVIEAAKKYLEKGKSLDYIKEKLNKEGKIVVMVKSGLYEEDYDVLKKMSNLQQGINPVTKDGSYNFLVRINKIKQPEVKTIDECKSKLINDYQQYLEATWVDNLKKEFTYKVNQEVFEKIKAQLIK, from the coding sequence ATGAGAATTAAATTATTTTTTATTGGATTATTGTTTTTAGCTTCTTCTCAAATTTTTGCTCAAAATTCTAAAGAAGTACTATTTACTATTGAAGATAAACCCTACTATTCCGATGAATTTATCAGAATTTACAAAAAGAATTTAGATTTAGTTAAAGATGATTCTCAAAAAGATTTGAATCAATATTTAGAATTGTTCCTTGGTTATAAATTAAAAGTAAACAAAGCTTACAAATTAGGTTTACATTTAAACTCTAAATATCAAAATGAATTGTCTTCGTACAGAAATCAATTGTCAAAAAATTATATGAATGATTCTAAAGTAACTTCTCAATTAATTGAAGAAGCGTATTCTAGAAATTTAAAAGAAATAAGAGCGTCTCATATACTTATATCTGTTGATGAAAGTGTTAAAGGTGCAGATACCTTAGCTTTTTACAACAGAGCCTTAGAAATTAAAAAAAGAATTGAAAAAGGAGAAGCATTTGAAGAAGTTGCCCAAAAAGAGTCTCAAGACCCATCAGTTAGAGAAAACAAAGGCGATTTAGGTTATTTTACTGTTTTTAGAATGGTGTACCCTTTTGAATCGGCTGCTTATAAAACACCAGTTGGAAAAATTTCAAATCCAGTTCGTACCCGTTTTGGCTATCATTTAATTAAAGTTACTGATAAAAGGGATAACAGAGGTGAAATTACCGTTGCACACATAATGTTAATGAAGCCTGAGGAAAATACACCCGAAGCCATTTCAAAAGTTAAACAAACTATAGATGAAATCTATGCAAAAATTCAACAAGGAGAAAATTTTGAAGCTCTAGCTGGACAGTTTTCGGATGACAAATCTTCAGCTGCAAAAGGCGGACAATTACAACGTTTTGGTTCAGGACAATTAAGTTCTGAAGAGTTTGAAACAGTTGCTTTTGGTTTAAAAGAAAAAGGTGAGATTTCTAAACCTTTTGAAACACAATTTGGTTGGCATATTGTAAAATTAATTGAAAAACATCCTATTCAATCAATTGAGCAAATGAAAAATGAACTTGAGAACAAAATCAAAAGAGATGAGCGATCAATGATTATCACAACTTCATTAGCTCAAAAATTGAAAGCAAAATATTCGTTTGAAACATTAGCAAAAGAATATAAAAATGTAGAAAAAATTGTTAACGATAACATTTACAGTCAAACTTGGGAAATTCCAGCGGAAAAAGAGAATATTAAAGGAGATATAGCAATTATTGATAAAACAAAGAAATTACCAACACCAAGTTTTGTTAATTATATAAATTCTCAACAAAAAAATAAATTGACTACTAAACCGATCAAAAAATTAGTAGCAGAACTTTTTGAAAATTGGAAAAATGAACAATTGATTACTTATTATAATGAAAATTTAGAAAATGAGTTTCCTGAATTTAAACATATTATGGATGAGTACAGAGATGGTTTATTGTTGTTTGATTTAATGGAAAAAGAAATTTGGAATAAATCAAAATCAGATACAATTGGATTAAAAGATTTTTATAATGTTCATATGGATAATTATAAATGGAAAAAAAGATATGATGTTGATATTCTATCTTCTACAGATGATAAAGTAATTGAAGCTGCCAAAAAATATCTAGAAAAGGGTAAATCTTTAGATTATATTAAAGAAAAATTAAATAAAGAGGGCAAAATAGTTGTAATGGTTAAATCTGGTTTATACGAAGAAGATTATGATGTTTTAAAGAAAATGTCAAATCTACAACAAGGTATTAATCCAGTTACAAAAGATGGAAGTTATAATTTCTTGGTTAGGATAAATAAAATTAAGCAACCAGAGGTTAAAACAATTGATGAATGTAAGAGTAAATTAATTAATGATTATCAACAATATTTGGAAGCAACATGGGTTGATAATTTGAAAAAAGAGTTTACCTACAAAGTAAATCAAGAAGTTTTTGAAAAAATAAAAGCACAATTAATTAAATAA